The Halanaerobium praevalens DSM 2228 genome contains a region encoding:
- a CDS encoding cyclase family protein has protein sequence MKKLIDLSQTITNSMPVYPGDLEVELKETKNLTKDGYCSHSLKISMHTGTHLDLPAHMVADQKEIADIDLSLLSGKAKIFKTEAENIISLKERYKSQIEKDDIVIFNTGFAQNYNKENYYKNYPVISEELADLLIAKEIKILGFDIPSPDYSPFKIHKKLFKSDIFILENLCNLDQLADYDSFRILIFPLKIKAEAALCRVAAEI, from the coding sequence ATGAAAAAATTAATTGATTTAAGCCAAACTATAACTAATTCAATGCCTGTTTATCCTGGTGATTTAGAAGTAGAACTTAAAGAGACTAAAAACTTGACTAAAGATGGTTATTGCAGTCATAGTTTAAAAATCAGTATGCATACAGGAACTCATCTTGATTTACCAGCTCATATGGTTGCAGATCAAAAAGAGATAGCTGATATTGATCTTTCTTTATTAAGTGGTAAAGCAAAAATATTTAAAACAGAAGCAGAGAACATAATTAGCCTCAAAGAAAGATATAAAAGCCAAATTGAAAAAGATGATATAGTAATTTTTAATACAGGTTTTGCTCAAAACTATAATAAAGAAAATTATTATAAAAATTATCCGGTAATTAGTGAAGAATTGGCAGATTTATTAATTGCCAAAGAAATTAAAATTTTAGGATTTGACATACCCTCACCTGATTATAGCCCTTTTAAAATTCACAAAAAATTATTCAAAAGTGATATTTTCATTTTAGAAAACCTCTGTAATTTAGACCAATTAGCTGACTATGATTCTTTTAGAATTTTAATTTTTCCACTCAAAATAAAAGCAGAGGCAGCACTCTGCCGAGTAGCAGCTGAAATTTAA
- a CDS encoding HAD family hydrolase has protein sequence MLSLKIPGCKNLRVNKIVFDLNGTLACDGSLIKGVKKGINDLAKNFEIYILTADTFGTAAELLKDLKAELVIIDTDNGSRFKADFVENLGRKSVIAVGNGNNDAQMLKNAELGIAVLGPEGAAREAFLGAAMLCHKINDVFEILAHPRRLKATLRK, from the coding sequence ATGCTAAGCTTAAAAATACCAGGTTGTAAAAATTTAAGAGTAAATAAAATTGTTTTTGACTTAAATGGGACTCTGGCTTGTGATGGGAGTCTAATTAAAGGAGTAAAAAAGGGGATTAATGATTTAGCTAAAAATTTTGAGATTTATATTTTAACGGCTGATACTTTTGGCACAGCAGCAGAATTATTAAAAGATTTAAAGGCAGAATTAGTTATTATTGATACTGATAATGGGAGTAGATTTAAAGCAGATTTTGTTGAAAATCTAGGTAGAAAATCAGTTATCGCAGTTGGTAATGGGAATAATGATGCTCAGATGCTTAAAAATGCAGAACTCGGAATAGCAGTTTTAGGTCCAGAAGGTGCAGCTAGAGAAGCATTTTTAGGTGCAGCAATGCTCTGTCATAAGATTAATGATGTTTTTGAAATACTTGCTCATCCTAGACGCTTAAAGGCAACTCTGCGTAAATAG
- a CDS encoding ABC transporter ATP-binding protein, with protein sequence MILQVKDLNFSYSNQKILENISFAVKKGEIISVLGPNGVGKSTLVKCLAQIYKEQQANVFYKQKSLLEYKPKLLAQEIAYVPQNLEINFPLTVKEFVLLGRKPYIKWNISQKDNQIAAEIMAKLSIENLSKRNLQNLSGGEKQKVSLARALAQKPELIILDEPTSNLDLNHQLELIKILNSLANKKDLTVIMVLHDLNLALNYTDKCLLLNQKKVYAYGKAEEVLTSKNIKEVYQVESEIIKKNKKKYLLTI encoded by the coding sequence ATGATACTTCAGGTTAAAGATTTAAACTTTAGTTATAGTAATCAAAAAATATTAGAAAATATTAGTTTTGCTGTTAAAAAAGGAGAGATAATTAGTGTTTTAGGTCCAAATGGAGTGGGGAAATCAACTTTAGTTAAGTGTTTAGCTCAAATTTATAAAGAGCAGCAGGCTAATGTTTTTTATAAGCAAAAATCTCTCTTAGAATATAAACCTAAATTATTAGCCCAAGAAATTGCTTATGTACCTCAAAATTTAGAGATTAATTTTCCTTTAACAGTTAAAGAATTTGTGCTTTTAGGAAGAAAACCATATATTAAGTGGAATATTAGTCAAAAAGACAATCAAATTGCAGCTGAAATTATGGCAAAATTAAGTATTGAAAATTTAAGTAAAAGAAATTTGCAAAATTTGAGTGGTGGTGAAAAGCAAAAGGTTTCGCTGGCCAGAGCTCTTGCTCAAAAACCAGAACTTATTATTTTGGATGAGCCAACATCTAACTTAGATCTTAACCATCAGTTAGAGTTAATTAAAATTTTAAATAGCTTAGCCAATAAAAAAGATTTAACTGTAATTATGGTGCTCCATGATTTAAATTTAGCTTTAAATTATACTGATAAATGTCTTTTATTAAACCAAAAAAAAGTGTATGCTTATGGAAAAGCAGAAGAAGTTTTGACATCTAAAAATATTAAAGAGGTATATCAAGTTGAAAGTGAGATAATTAAAAAAAATAAAAAAAAATATCTTTTAACTATTTAA
- a CDS encoding FecCD family ABC transporter permease, with amino-acid sequence MKIFKENILTKKNCLLCALVIILFLIIVFSLNTGIAKVNFKNFGSDLYLDNIILKIRLPRVLLAVLAGLILGATGAVMQSILRNPLASPYTLGISASSAFGAGLIIVLGRSFLNPVLVNNYFSVLTILGSFSIALITILIINQIAKAEKSNNTTIILAGVALSYLFSAGLSFFKYIADQDELSTLTIWLLGGLFRAEWLDILVLTPTALIGIYLLALLAWDINTLNAGAEIALNLGVNVKKLRRQGTIIATLLTSIVVSFTGIIAFIGLIAPHLSRMIFGSDNRYLIFASALLGAIILLTADTLARTIISPAEIPVGIITSLLGAPFFLYMLLKKRGYSL; translated from the coding sequence ATGAAAATATTTAAAGAAAATATTTTGACTAAGAAAAATTGTTTATTGTGCGCATTAGTTATAATTTTGTTTCTGATAATTGTTTTTAGTTTAAATACTGGAATAGCTAAAGTTAACTTTAAAAATTTTGGCAGTGATCTTTATTTAGATAATATAATTTTAAAAATAAGATTACCCCGAGTTTTATTAGCAGTTTTAGCAGGTTTAATTTTGGGAGCTACTGGAGCAGTGATGCAGTCAATTTTAAGAAACCCTTTAGCAAGTCCATATACTTTAGGGATATCTGCTAGTTCAGCCTTTGGAGCTGGTTTAATAATTGTTTTAGGTAGAAGTTTTTTAAATCCAGTTTTAGTTAATAATTATTTTTCTGTTTTAACGATTTTAGGATCTTTTAGTATAGCTTTAATAACTATTTTGATTATCAATCAGATTGCTAAAGCTGAAAAAAGTAATAATACAACAATAATTTTAGCTGGAGTAGCTTTAAGTTACCTTTTTTCTGCTGGTTTATCTTTTTTTAAATATATTGCAGACCAAGATGAATTAAGTACTTTAACTATTTGGCTGCTTGGCGGTTTATTTAGAGCAGAATGGCTTGATATTTTAGTCTTAACTCCTACTGCTTTAATTGGAATCTATCTATTAGCTCTTTTAGCTTGGGATATTAATACTTTAAATGCTGGTGCAGAAATTGCTCTTAATTTGGGGGTTAATGTAAAAAAATTGCGGCGTCAGGGAACTATTATTGCTACTTTATTAACAAGTATTGTTGTTTCTTTTACAGGAATTATAGCTTTTATTGGGCTAATAGCTCCTCATCTATCCAGAATGATTTTTGGGAGTGATAATCGTTATTTGATTTTTGCTTCTGCTTTATTAGGTGCTATTATTTTACTTACAGCTGATACCTTAGCCCGAACAATAATTAGTCCAGCTGAAATACCTGTGGGGATTATTACTTCACTTTTAGGAGCTCCATTTTTTCTATATATGCTGTTAAAAAAGAGAGGTTATAGTTTATGA
- a CDS encoding TonB-dependent receptor plug domain-containing protein: protein MVKIKYLKINIIIIVTIIFLSFILGTGITAAKAETEAIELDEMVVTASKYEENYLDVPALVETVTAAEIEAENVSDLAEILRNKLGLTYDYSSRNGTKEFKLRGANTNQVLVLLDGQSINSGKSNKVNLARFPIEIIEKVEILKGSASALYGANAVGGVINIITKKASLEPMTTIKYKFGSYNSQEYLLSHSNQSGKLAYSLIYSDLKTDGFQAEDSPILDNKLDEQNIFTKFNYQYNPQTAITASIKLNEAETGVNKDILSEPDHSSQDFNLNLKLKRNFDQSDYQIMVYHNNNENIGYEDLNEDNKNHETNSLGLTFDKKNYYQKHTFLYGFEISENKIESTTYNQHQNLNSAFFIQDSYNLNQKSKIGLALRFDHHEEYGSETSPKLSYLTKLNSHLNYYASIAKSYRAPSFSELYLPRTKMRSNYMIGNPDLKPEKAIAYETGFKYNNRGLKSEISIFKRDVEDLIDYKKISSNEKLKVNLNEAVFTGIEFKLSKRINSLFAAAFNYSYLDARNEDDQRLDDRPYSKAGLELVYQQKDIISSLNFNYIGEKKDGAENIDSYLITNWNLKKQIKADLALKLAINNLFDQDYTFNGKDERPGRNYNIAISKNF from the coding sequence TTGGTTAAAATTAAGTATTTAAAAATAAATATTATAATAATAGTAACAATTATCTTTTTGAGTTTTATTTTAGGAACAGGAATAACAGCAGCTAAGGCTGAAACTGAAGCAATAGAATTAGATGAAATGGTAGTAACCGCCTCTAAATATGAAGAAAATTATCTTGATGTACCTGCTTTAGTTGAGACAGTTACTGCAGCAGAAATTGAAGCTGAAAATGTTAGTGATTTAGCTGAAATACTGAGAAATAAACTAGGACTTACATATGATTATAGTTCACGCAATGGGACTAAAGAATTTAAACTTAGAGGAGCTAATACTAATCAAGTTTTAGTTTTACTTGATGGTCAAAGTATTAATAGTGGTAAATCAAATAAGGTTAATTTAGCCAGATTTCCAATTGAAATAATTGAAAAAGTAGAAATTTTAAAAGGTTCAGCTTCGGCTTTATATGGTGCTAATGCTGTGGGAGGAGTTATTAATATTATTACTAAAAAAGCATCTTTAGAGCCCATGACAACTATTAAATATAAATTTGGTTCTTATAATAGTCAAGAATATTTGCTAAGTCATAGTAATCAGAGTGGAAAACTTGCCTATAGTTTAATTTATTCTGATTTAAAAACTGATGGTTTTCAGGCAGAGGACTCTCCAATATTAGATAATAAATTAGATGAACAGAATATTTTTACTAAATTTAATTATCAATATAATCCTCAAACAGCAATTACCGCTTCAATTAAGTTAAATGAAGCAGAAACTGGAGTTAATAAAGATATTCTTTCTGAGCCAGATCATTCTAGTCAAGATTTTAATCTCAATTTAAAATTAAAAAGAAATTTTGATCAAAGTGATTATCAAATAATGGTTTATCATAACAATAATGAAAATATAGGTTATGAAGATCTAAATGAAGACAATAAAAATCATGAAACAAACAGTTTAGGCTTAACCTTTGATAAAAAAAATTATTATCAAAAACATACTTTTTTATATGGCTTTGAAATTAGTGAAAATAAAATTGAAAGCACTACCTATAATCAACATCAAAATTTAAATAGTGCTTTTTTTATCCAAGATAGTTATAATTTAAATCAAAAATCAAAAATAGGTTTAGCTTTACGTTTTGATCACCACGAGGAATATGGATCTGAAACTAGTCCTAAGCTTTCTTATTTAACTAAATTAAACTCTCATTTAAATTATTATGCTTCAATTGCTAAAAGCTATAGAGCCCCCAGTTTTAGTGAGCTTTATTTACCTCGAACAAAAATGAGAAGCAATTATATGATTGGTAATCCCGATTTAAAACCAGAAAAGGCAATTGCTTATGAAACAGGATTTAAATATAATAACAGAGGTTTAAAATCTGAAATTAGTATTTTTAAAAGAGATGTAGAAGATTTGATTGATTATAAAAAAATTAGCAGTAATGAAAAATTAAAGGTTAACCTGAATGAAGCAGTATTTACAGGGATAGAATTTAAATTAAGTAAAAGAATTAATAGTTTATTTGCTGCAGCTTTTAATTATAGTTATTTAGATGCTCGAAATGAAGATGATCAGCGCTTAGATGACCGTCCTTATTCTAAAGCTGGGCTAGAACTTGTTTATCAGCAAAAAGATATAATTTCTAGCTTAAACTTTAACTATATAGGTGAGAAAAAAGATGGTGCTGAAAATATTGATTCCTATTTAATAACTAATTGGAATCTTAAAAAACAAATTAAAGCAGATCTTGCTCTAAAATTAGCAATCAATAATTTATTTGATCAAGACTACACATTTAATGGCAAAGATGAAAGACCTGGTAGAAATTATAATATAGCAATATCCAAGAATTTTTAA